The Alphaproteobacteria bacterium genome contains a region encoding:
- a CDS encoding amidohydrolase family protein, whose amino-acid sequence MRIKRRTFLAGGLAMAATPGFAQHNVPNSTGTDAPKLKAPTNACDCHMHIYDGERFPPARPGPQSRMQENAAVAQYRLLQQRLGTTRTVIVTPAAYVTDNRVTLDGIEQLGREKTRGVAVVHPTVTDAELKTLNDGGIRGIRFTVFDPRSAAVSIDMIEPLAKRIADLNWHVQIHMRADQIVENAALLEGLPTQVVFDHMGRLPQPNPLDHQAFAIIRRMIDKGRTWVKLSGAYMDTNSGAPAYADKTAVTQAYLKAAPERMVWGSDWPHPTEKPEHKPNDATLFDLLTAWAPDEAQRRRILVSNPEALYGFAKTAA is encoded by the coding sequence ATGCGTATCAAGCGCCGGACGTTTCTTGCAGGAGGGCTGGCGATGGCGGCAACACCGGGCTTCGCCCAGCACAATGTTCCCAATTCTACCGGCACCGATGCGCCGAAGCTCAAGGCGCCCACGAACGCCTGCGACTGCCACATGCACATCTATGACGGCGAGCGCTTCCCGCCCGCGCGCCCGGGCCCGCAGTCGCGCATGCAGGAGAATGCCGCGGTCGCGCAGTATCGCCTGCTGCAGCAACGCCTCGGCACCACGCGCACCGTGATCGTAACGCCCGCGGCTTACGTGACCGATAACCGCGTCACGCTCGACGGCATCGAACAGCTCGGACGCGAGAAGACGCGCGGGGTCGCGGTGGTGCATCCGACCGTGACCGACGCGGAGCTCAAGACGCTGAACGACGGCGGCATCCGCGGCATCCGCTTCACGGTGTTCGACCCGCGCTCCGCGGCGGTGTCGATCGACATGATCGAGCCGCTCGCCAAACGTATCGCCGATCTCAACTGGCACGTCCAGATTCACATGCGCGCCGACCAGATCGTCGAGAACGCCGCGCTGCTCGAAGGCCTGCCGACGCAGGTCGTGTTCGACCACATGGGGCGCCTGCCGCAGCCGAACCCGCTCGATCATCAGGCCTTCGCGATCATCCGCCGCATGATCGACAAAGGCCGCACCTGGGTGAAGCTCTCGGGCGCCTACATGGACACCAACTCCGGCGCGCCGGCTTATGCGGACAAGACGGCGGTCACGCAGGCGTATCTCAAAGCCGCGCCCGAACGCATGGTGTGGGGCTCCGACTGGCCGCACCCGACCGAGAAGCCCGAGCATAAACCGAACGACGCGACGCTGTTTGATTTGCTCACCGCGTGGGCGCCGGACGAGGCGCAGCGCCGGCGCATTTTGGTGAGCAACCCGGAGGCGCTCTACGGATTTGCGAAGACCGCGGCCTGA
- a CDS encoding alpha/beta fold hydrolase, with amino-acid sequence MNWPQASGEFRLGNFALQSGETIRDARLVWKAHGTLAPGRDNVVLYPCSYGAKHEDLEWLIGPEGILDPTRWFIVIPNMFSNGVSSGAADTPDYPKLVTSWDSVAAQRRMLSEEFGIDRLHAVYGFSMGAQQAYHWASLYPDAVARAIVVCGSARTAEHNKVFLSGLLRTFEAAPEHLGDGRFSAEPKATLRAIGHIYAGWALSQDFYRESLHLTALGAPDLDTYLRNDWEASFARRRAANCYAQLVTWYHGDISANPLYQGDLTRALKAIKARVLLLPSETDLYFRVADNAQELAHLANAELLPIPSVWGHRAGNPAANPRDAAFLNEAVRRWLE; translated from the coding sequence ATGAACTGGCCTCAGGCGAGCGGCGAATTCCGCCTCGGCAATTTCGCCCTGCAATCGGGGGAGACCATTCGCGACGCACGTCTGGTCTGGAAGGCGCACGGCACGCTGGCGCCTGGGCGCGACAATGTGGTGCTCTATCCTTGCAGCTATGGCGCCAAGCACGAAGACCTGGAGTGGCTGATCGGGCCTGAGGGCATTCTCGATCCGACGCGCTGGTTCATCGTCATCCCGAACATGTTCTCCAACGGCGTGTCATCGGGCGCCGCGGATACGCCGGATTATCCGAAACTGGTGACCTCATGGGACAGCGTTGCGGCGCAGCGGCGCATGCTGTCCGAAGAGTTCGGGATCGATCGGCTCCACGCCGTGTACGGCTTCTCGATGGGCGCCCAGCAAGCCTATCACTGGGCCTCGCTCTATCCTGACGCGGTCGCGCGCGCGATCGTGGTGTGCGGAAGCGCCCGCACCGCCGAACACAACAAGGTTTTCCTTTCGGGGCTGCTGCGCACCTTCGAGGCCGCACCGGAACATCTCGGCGACGGCCGGTTCTCGGCGGAACCGAAGGCGACGCTGCGCGCCATCGGCCATATCTATGCGGGCTGGGCGTTGAGCCAGGACTTCTATCGGGAAAGCCTGCACCTCACCGCGCTCGGTGCGCCCGATCTCGACACGTATCTCCGCAACGACTGGGAGGCCTCCTTCGCGCGCCGCCGCGCCGCGAACTGCTATGCCCAGCTCGTCACCTGGTATCACGGCGATATCAGCGCCAACCCGCTCTATCAGGGTGACCTCACGCGGGCTCTGAAGGCGATCAAGGCGCGCGTGCTGTTGTTGCCGAGCGAAACCGACCTTTATTTCCGCGTCGCCGACAATGCGCAGGAGCTCGCGCATCTCGCCAACGCCGAGTTGCTGCCGATCCCGAGCGTCTGGGGTCATCGTGCGGGCAATCCCGCCGCAAACCCGCGCGACGCGGCGTTCCTCAATGAAGCTGTCCGGCGCTGGCTTGAGTAG
- a CDS encoding ABC transporter substrate-binding protein, giving the protein MVRWLVGALFCAAIAASIGPAAAQPEIRISRTTTMAYLPLMVAEHEKLFEKHAAAAGMANLKVSIHTFTGPSAQFDALFSGNVDVVAVGSTALITLWARTKGTANEVKGISALSSMPIALSTRNPNVKSIRDFTDKDRIAVPSVNVSFQAMLLQMAAAKEWGNDNYKKLDPLTVGLGQMDAVAAMAQPNHEVNSDFATPPFLYIEREMPGVRSILTMKEILGENGTIGTAATTTRFHDSRPELYKVLVAGITEAMAIIAADKGRAADAYIAATGDRKTARDMLVKIASDPDAEFTMTPRAMKLYADFMFKTGTIKRAPDRWSELFFGETAARNGS; this is encoded by the coding sequence ATGGTCCGCTGGCTCGTCGGCGCACTTTTTTGCGCCGCAATCGCTGCCTCGATCGGCCCCGCAGCGGCGCAGCCGGAAATCCGCATCTCGCGCACCACCACCATGGCCTACCTGCCGCTGATGGTCGCCGAGCACGAGAAGCTTTTCGAGAAGCATGCGGCAGCGGCCGGCATGGCGAACCTGAAGGTCTCGATTCACACCTTCACGGGCCCGAGCGCCCAGTTCGATGCGCTCTTCTCCGGCAATGTCGATGTCGTTGCAGTGGGCTCGACTGCGCTGATCACGCTGTGGGCGCGCACGAAAGGGACCGCGAACGAGGTAAAGGGAATCTCGGCGCTCTCCAGCATGCCGATCGCGCTCTCGACCCGAAACCCGAACGTAAAATCGATCCGTGATTTCACCGACAAAGACCGGATCGCGGTGCCGTCGGTGAACGTCTCGTTCCAGGCGATGCTGTTGCAGATGGCCGCAGCCAAGGAGTGGGGCAACGACAATTACAAGAAGCTCGACCCTCTCACCGTCGGGCTCGGGCAGATGGACGCCGTCGCCGCGATGGCGCAGCCGAACCACGAGGTGAACTCCGACTTCGCAACGCCGCCTTTCCTCTACATCGAGCGCGAGATGCCGGGCGTGCGGTCGATCCTGACCATGAAGGAAATCCTCGGCGAGAACGGCACCATCGGCACGGCCGCTACCACGACGCGTTTCCATGACTCCAGGCCGGAGCTGTACAAGGTGCTCGTTGCCGGCATCACCGAAGCCATGGCGATCATCGCGGCGGACAAAGGGCGTGCGGCCGACGCCTACATCGCGGCGACCGGCGACCGGAAGACAGCGCGCGACATGCTGGTGAAGATCGCGAGCGATCCCGATGCCGAGTTCACCATGACGCCGCGCGCGATGAAGCTCTACGCCGACTTCATGTTCAAGACAGGGACCATCAAGCGCGCGCCGGACCGCTGGTCGGAGCTTTTCTTCGGCGAGACCGCCGCGCGCAACGGGAGTTGA
- a CDS encoding tripartite tricarboxylate transporter substrate binding protein — protein sequence MRMIVRIAMLCAALFAGSAFTADTYPNHLVRIIVPFPAGGPTDVMARLIGQKLSERLGQQFIVENMPGAAGNIGMGNAARAAGDGYTILFVSSSYVVNPSLYTKPPYDPDKDFIPVTKAAAATHALIAHPSVTARDVKELVADIKANPTKYTIASPGAGTTPSLSIELFRQSLGLNDLLVVPFSGGTPAIQAVVAGHTPLSFQAIPPATELIKDGKLRALAVTSLKRAAALPDVPTLDELGIKGQEAETMQGVLAPAGTPKEIVSLLQREIAAVLAAPDVKEKIAVLGFEPSGMSSAEFDAYIKTEIAKWRTVIENGNIPKI from the coding sequence ATGCGGATGATCGTCAGGATCGCGATGCTGTGCGCCGCGCTGTTTGCCGGCAGTGCGTTTACCGCCGACACCTATCCGAACCACCTCGTGCGCATCATCGTGCCGTTCCCGGCCGGCGGGCCGACCGACGTGATGGCGCGCCTCATCGGACAGAAGCTTTCCGAGCGTCTCGGCCAGCAGTTCATCGTCGAGAACATGCCGGGCGCCGCCGGCAACATCGGCATGGGCAACGCGGCGCGCGCGGCCGGCGACGGCTACACGATCCTGTTCGTGTCCTCGAGCTATGTCGTCAACCCGAGCCTCTACACCAAGCCGCCGTACGACCCCGACAAGGACTTCATCCCGGTCACCAAGGCGGCTGCGGCGACCCACGCGCTGATCGCGCATCCATCGGTGACGGCGCGCGACGTGAAGGAGCTGGTCGCGGACATCAAGGCAAACCCGACGAAGTACACGATCGCTTCGCCCGGCGCCGGCACAACGCCGTCGCTCTCGATCGAGCTGTTCCGGCAGTCGCTCGGCTTGAACGATCTCTTGGTGGTGCCGTTCTCCGGCGGCACGCCCGCAATCCAGGCGGTGGTCGCCGGACATACGCCGCTCTCGTTCCAGGCGATCCCGCCCGCGACCGAGCTGATCAAGGACGGCAAGCTGCGCGCGCTCGCGGTGACGTCGTTGAAGCGCGCTGCCGCGCTGCCCGATGTGCCGACGCTCGACGAGCTCGGCATCAAGGGACAGGAGGCCGAGACCATGCAGGGCGTGCTCGCGCCCGCCGGCACACCGAAGGAGATCGTCAGCCTGTTGCAGCGGGAGATCGCCGCGGTCCTCGCCGCACCGGACGTGAAGGAGAAGATCGCCGTGCTCGGCTTCGAACCCTCCGGCATGAGCTCGGCCGAGTTCGACGCCTACATCAAGACGGAGATCGCCAAGTGGCGAACGGTGATCGAGAACGGAAATATTCCGAAGATCTGA
- a CDS encoding HD domain-containing protein — translation MPKKPAFAIPYLKPRAVNDALRKQVREELPEFAQISDKSLREKVVEAWAFALAHSSFKSIRQIPPAGNPDTNEAKRGDQTDHLRGVTRLAIGIAREMGAAYPALAIDMDVIVAGGLVHDVGKAWEFDPVNRKRWKAIQKQTGRPSIRHPAFGAHICLTVGLPEEVAHIAMAHSGEGELLVRSLECMIVHQADYTFWNTLLAGGQLKPDTVPPATRKYVIDRPF, via the coding sequence ATGCCCAAAAAGCCCGCGTTCGCGATTCCGTATCTCAAGCCCCGCGCCGTCAACGACGCCTTGAGAAAGCAGGTCCGCGAGGAATTACCGGAGTTTGCCCAGATCTCCGACAAATCATTGCGGGAAAAGGTCGTCGAGGCCTGGGCGTTTGCGCTCGCCCATTCGAGCTTCAAGTCGATCCGGCAGATTCCGCCGGCGGGAAACCCGGACACCAACGAGGCGAAGCGCGGCGACCAGACCGACCATTTGCGCGGGGTGACGCGGCTCGCAATCGGAATCGCCAGAGAAATGGGTGCCGCCTATCCCGCACTTGCCATCGACATGGACGTGATCGTGGCGGGCGGGCTGGTGCACGATGTCGGCAAGGCGTGGGAGTTCGATCCGGTCAACCGCAAGCGCTGGAAGGCGATCCAGAAGCAAACCGGGCGGCCCTCGATCCGGCATCCGGCGTTCGGCGCGCACATCTGCCTCACCGTCGGGCTGCCCGAAGAGGTCGCGCACATCGCGATGGCGCATTCAGGCGAAGGCGAGCTGCTGGTACGGAGCCTCGAATGCATGATCGTGCATCAGGCCGACTATACGTTCTGGAACACGCTGCTGGCGGGCGGGCAGCTGAAGCCCGACACCGTGCCGCCCGCGACCCGCAAGTACGTCATCGACAGGCCCTTCTGA
- a CDS encoding serine hydrolase domain-containing protein, whose translation MRDTERFTQRVELIRQSLDIPGMSVAVLHKQEVILARGFGVIDLAQGTPASEHTPYPIASLTKTFAAAVIMRLTEEGKLDLDEPMSRYDPGFAQWCREIKERNLPWARNYHGDTERITVRHHLTHTAQGKPGTAYDYNGSLFAQLTAVIDTLSPKGFKRAIEEDILNPLGMNDTALGAADPNKAAVVARMAKPYRLDSDLKVVESTTFTPPLDYITAASGMISTVMDLAKYDVAIDRDQVYSPKAKQQIWTAASSPTGQPFPYGLGWFVWEPFAKFYWHYGWYAHAFSSLLFRIPDQQLTLILLACTDRASSVFWLGYGDPLRSAFVTAFLDTFGSRE comes from the coding sequence ATGCGAGACACCGAACGGTTCACGCAGCGTGTCGAGTTGATTCGGCAATCGCTCGACATACCGGGCATGTCGGTCGCCGTGCTGCACAAGCAAGAGGTGATCCTGGCGCGCGGCTTTGGCGTGATCGACCTCGCGCAGGGGACACCGGCAAGCGAGCACACGCCTTATCCGATCGCATCGCTCACCAAGACCTTCGCGGCTGCCGTGATCATGCGGCTCACCGAGGAGGGAAAGCTCGATCTCGACGAGCCGATGTCGCGCTACGATCCGGGCTTTGCGCAATGGTGCCGCGAGATCAAAGAGCGCAACCTGCCCTGGGCGCGCAATTACCATGGCGACACCGAACGCATCACGGTGCGCCACCATCTCACCCATACGGCGCAAGGCAAACCGGGCACTGCTTATGACTACAATGGATCGCTGTTCGCGCAGCTGACGGCGGTGATCGACACGCTGTCGCCGAAGGGATTCAAACGCGCGATCGAGGAGGACATCCTCAATCCCCTCGGCATGAACGATACCGCGCTCGGCGCCGCCGATCCGAACAAGGCCGCCGTGGTGGCCCGCATGGCGAAGCCGTACCGACTCGACTCGGATTTGAAGGTCGTCGAGTCGACCACCTTCACCCCACCGCTCGACTACATCACGGCGGCGTCGGGAATGATCTCCACCGTCATGGACCTCGCCAAGTACGACGTCGCGATCGATCGCGATCAGGTTTACAGCCCAAAGGCAAAACAACAGATCTGGACCGCGGCGAGCTCGCCGACCGGTCAGCCATTCCCTTACGGGCTCGGGTGGTTTGTCTGGGAGCCGTTTGCAAAATTCTACTGGCACTACGGCTGGTACGCGCACGCGTTCTCATCGCTCTTGTTCAGGATTCCGGATCAGCAGCTGACGCTCATTCTCCTGGCCTGCACCGACCGGGCGAGCTCGGTCTTCTGGCTCGGCTATGGCGACCCGCTGCGTTCGGCGTTCGTGACGGCTTTTCTGGATACATTCGGCAGCCGGGAATAG
- a CDS encoding FAD-dependent monooxygenase translates to MSKPRALIIGGSLAGMFAAHLLRQNGWRVDVYERSAEDLAGRGAGLGSHEALVAILKRIGIDFSAPLGVAIPRYVWLDKSGGVVADVPRPRLMTAWSRLYRPLKDLLPRELYHASKSLARVEQDDRSVTAIFADGTRETGDLLIGADGSRSAVRTQLAPDAKTEYAGYIAWRALWPEAEATEAQRELLYSRNAFCIPDGQLWVSYPVPARDGDVTVGKRDYNIVWYRPADEAALRLMNTDAKGVRHEQIPPPLIRADVVDTVKQAAREEIAPALADIFIASRPYFQPIYDLAAGELVFGRAIIMGDAAFVARPHVGAGVTKAALDAACLADALQDHDSIEAALAHYGRMRKAAGDWIISRAREFGAICIHGETGRPGERMQRAERAWQEYLRMPDRIHEWGLEALAAE, encoded by the coding sequence ATGAGCAAGCCTCGCGCGCTGATCATCGGCGGCTCGCTCGCCGGCATGTTCGCCGCGCACCTGTTGCGCCAGAACGGCTGGCGCGTCGACGTCTACGAGCGCAGCGCCGAAGATCTCGCAGGACGCGGCGCCGGACTCGGCTCGCACGAAGCGCTGGTCGCGATCCTCAAGCGCATCGGCATCGATTTTTCGGCGCCGCTCGGTGTTGCGATCCCGCGCTATGTCTGGCTCGACAAGAGTGGCGGCGTGGTCGCCGATGTGCCGCGCCCGCGCCTGATGACCGCATGGTCGCGGCTCTATCGTCCGCTCAAGGACCTGCTGCCGCGCGAGCTTTATCATGCGTCGAAATCGCTCGCCCGCGTCGAGCAGGACGATCGCTCAGTCACCGCGATCTTCGCCGACGGCACGCGCGAAACCGGCGACCTGCTCATCGGTGCGGACGGCTCGCGCTCCGCGGTGCGCACGCAGCTCGCGCCGGACGCGAAGACCGAGTACGCGGGCTACATCGCGTGGCGCGCGCTCTGGCCCGAGGCCGAGGCGACCGAGGCGCAGCGCGAGCTCCTCTATTCGCGCAACGCATTCTGCATTCCGGACGGCCAGCTCTGGGTGTCGTACCCGGTGCCGGCGCGCGACGGCGACGTCACGGTCGGCAAGCGCGACTACAACATCGTGTGGTACCGCCCGGCCGACGAGGCGGCTCTTCGCCTCATGAACACGGATGCAAAAGGGGTGCGCCACGAACAGATCCCGCCGCCTTTGATCCGCGCTGACGTGGTCGACACCGTGAAGCAGGCAGCGCGCGAGGAGATCGCGCCCGCGCTGGCGGACATCTTCATCGCGTCGCGGCCGTACTTCCAGCCGATCTACGATCTCGCGGCGGGCGAGCTCGTGTTCGGCCGCGCCATCATCATGGGCGATGCGGCCTTCGTCGCGCGGCCGCATGTCGGCGCGGGCGTCACCAAGGCGGCGCTCGATGCGGCGTGTCTCGCCGATGCGTTGCAGGATCACGACAGCATCGAGGCAGCGCTCGCGCACTACGGGCGCATGCGCAAGGCCGCGGGCGACTGGATCATTTCGCGCGCGCGCGAATTCGGCGCGATCTGCATTCACGGCGAAACGGGCCGGCCCGGCGAGCGCATGCAGCGAGCCGAGCGCGCCTGGCAAGAGTACCTGCGCATGCCCGACCGCATCCACGAATGGGGGCTGGAGGCGCTCGCGGCGGAGTGA
- a CDS encoding zinc-binding dehydrogenase produces the protein MPKDSIRVATFDGPGAPPVIRTVPWPAVPKKAALIKIGACGVCGTDQHILKGHWPKPLPWPFTLGHELGGVIVEAGAEFTEDFMGKPLKAGSKVMIPPLMPCGTCYYCVHYPQNANKCLTPVYYGRYLGFDKPPHLWGGWAEYVYVDLDMLPGTKVYKLYDDMSLRLGALSEPLTSCIRAFNRAIEAGRFRWGNSVVIQGSGPIGTLAVAAAQEMGAGRVICVGAPEEPRLKLARKFGAEATVNIDQVKTPEDRIKAVRDIVGGFGADLVMDCSGHPSAGPEGIEMLRDGGTYVEMGQFTDAGSIATSWHRICAKDLNVLGSWAFTANDLPLGVDMLYRTRTKYPWLDMQTLYPFTEEGVGQAVADAMAMKTVKSTIVPWPELV, from the coding sequence TTGCCCAAAGACTCCATCCGCGTCGCGACCTTCGACGGGCCAGGCGCGCCGCCGGTGATCCGCACCGTGCCGTGGCCGGCGGTGCCGAAGAAGGCCGCGCTGATCAAGATCGGCGCCTGCGGGGTGTGCGGCACCGATCAGCACATCCTGAAGGGTCATTGGCCAAAGCCGCTGCCGTGGCCGTTCACGCTCGGCCATGAGCTCGGCGGCGTCATCGTCGAGGCGGGCGCGGAATTCACCGAAGACTTCATGGGTAAGCCCCTGAAGGCCGGCTCGAAGGTGATGATCCCGCCGCTGATGCCGTGCGGCACCTGCTACTACTGCGTCCACTATCCGCAGAACGCCAACAAGTGCCTCACCCCGGTCTACTACGGGCGCTATCTCGGTTTCGACAAGCCGCCGCATCTGTGGGGTGGCTGGGCCGAATACGTCTACGTCGATCTCGACATGCTGCCAGGCACCAAGGTCTACAAACTTTACGACGACATGAGCCTGCGCCTCGGGGCGCTCTCCGAGCCGCTCACCTCCTGCATCCGCGCGTTCAACCGCGCGATCGAGGCCGGGCGCTTCAGGTGGGGAAACTCGGTGGTGATTCAGGGCTCCGGCCCGATCGGCACCCTGGCGGTCGCGGCCGCGCAGGAGATGGGCGCGGGGCGCGTGATCTGCGTCGGCGCGCCGGAAGAACCGAGACTAAAGCTCGCGCGAAAATTCGGCGCCGAGGCGACGGTGAACATCGATCAGGTCAAGACGCCGGAGGATCGCATCAAGGCGGTGCGCGACATCGTCGGCGGCTTCGGCGCGGACCTCGTGATGGACTGCTCCGGCCATCCGAGCGCCGGGCCGGAAGGCATCGAGATGCTGCGCGATGGCGGCACCTACGTGGAGATGGGCCAGTTCACCGACGCGGGCTCGATCGCAACGTCATGGCATCGCATTTGCGCGAAGGACTTGAACGTGCTCGGCTCCTGGGCGTTCACCGCCAACGACCTGCCGCTCGGCGTCGACATGCTCTACCGCACGCGAACCAAGTATCCTTGGCTCGACATGCAGACGCTCTATCCTTTCACTGAGGAAGGCGTGGGGCAGGCCGTCGCCGACGCGATGGCGATGAAGACCGTCAAATCCACCATCGTGCCGTGGCCGGAGCTGGTGTGA